Proteins from a single region of Pyrus communis chromosome 6, drPyrComm1.1, whole genome shotgun sequence:
- the LOC137737950 gene encoding uncharacterized protein produces the protein MIPLQVHHLTPRFLISQTIPLHSALSPTSQAVKFSLKPYPFSFSPILLSNPTCKFPRAAGSQTSSLSRNEEESAGISTGLEDLSADGVVYKKTLALVECSMFAALTGLVYFLSNSLAIENYFGCFFSLPIVITSMRWGIATGRKTMVATTMLLLILSGPVKALTYLLKHGLVGFTMGSLWRSGANWSLSIFLCTIVRSLGAVGYVLISSFLISENILALITINIHASLTYIFTATGIYTVPSMEAIYVLFGTLVLINCGSFVFLIHLLYSVFLTRLGMKASLRLPRWLEKAI, from the exons ATGATTCCTCTGCAAGTCCACCACCTCACCCCACGTTTCCTCATTTCCCAAACTATCCCTCTCCACTCCGCTCTCTCTCCCACCTCTCAAGCTGTCAAATTTTCCCTCAAACCCTACCCCTTTTCGTTTTCCCCAATTTTGCTATCCAACCCCACCTGCAAATTTCCCAGGGCCGCAGGGAGCCAAACGTCGTCGCTTTCTAGAAATGAGGAAGAAAGCGCTGGAATCTCAACCGGGCTCGAAGACTTGTCGGCGGACGGCGTCGTTTATAAGAAGACATTAGCGTTGGTGGAGTGCTCCATGTTTGCTGCTCTCACTGGCTTGGTGTACTTCCTCAGCAATTCTCTCGCAATTGAG AATTATTTTGGCTGCTTCTTCTCGCTGCCGATAGTGATCACCTCAATGAGATGGGGCATCGCCACTGGAAGAAAAACTATG GTTGCAACAACTATGCTGTTGTTAATCCTGTCTGGTCCGGTGAAAGCCTTGACCTATCTG CTTAAGCATGGTTTAGTTGGTTTCACAATGGGAAGTTTATGGAG GTCGGGAGCAAACTGGAGTCTTTCAATTTTCTTGTGCACAATT GTTCGATCACTGGGTGCTGTAGGGTATGTCCTGATATCATCGTTCTTGATAAGTGAAAACATACTTGCTTTG ATCACTATAAACATTCATGCTTCTCTAACATACATATTCACTGCAACGGGCATCTATACAGTCCCGTCAATGGAAGCGATTTATGTCTTATTTGGTACTCTG GTATTGATTAATTGCGGATCCTTCGTGTTCTTGATACACCTATTATATTCGGTGTTCCTTACGAGGCTCGGGATGAAAGCATCATTAAGATTGCCAAGATGGCTGGAGAAGGCTATATAA
- the LOC137738370 gene encoding uncharacterized protein, whose product MKERGKAVEAARENIDMEYYSSSEMPCRRHPNSSSVGICAFCLKDRLLQLACSDCGEQRLSSCSCSAVSSNRNSTVEVGSVGRVSFLIENEKQEPLQKPSKTQEKEDVVVLQRSSSSCVEIKKSNFWRFGRFFRKKRSEKDGGNKSVGGFDEKSEMWLVDHMGVSRSRSLCSFRGGALFGSEDGGEHLMVSGARSSISAARSSSVTTAGMVLDSGRKSGFSEGRKSGFSEGRKSGFSEGRRSGFSEAEPRKSGFDGEKKEDVVGFSSATKRVFSLKESDFGMDESRFIDLKLDFTADSKPEFSGMRVGSIADGETVFGSMRRSELVGDECDEGSFGVFRHGGSCRLTVNERGIKRGSKSLKGWRWIFRHHPIPSWGSSRKKDEDLLFKT is encoded by the coding sequence ATGAAAGAGAGGGGCAAAGCTGTAGAAGCAGCTCGTGAAAATATCGACATGGAGTATTACTCTTCGTCTGAAATGCCGTGTCGAAGGCACCCCAATTCGTCTTCTGTCGGGATATGCGCATTCTGTCTGAAAGATCGTCTGCTCCAGCTGGCTTGCTCCGACTGCGGCGAGCAGCGCCTCTCATCCTGCTCCTGCTCCGCCGTCTCGTCGAACCGAAACTCCACTGTGGAGGTCGGCAGCGTCGGTAGAGTCTCGTTTTTGATCGAGAACGAAAAGCAGGAGCCTTTACAAAAACCCAGCAAAACCCAAGAGAAAGAGGACGTGGTGGTGCTCCAGCGAAGCAGCAGCAGTTGTGTCGAGATCAAGAAAAGTAATTTTTGGAGATTTGGGAGGTTTTTTCGGAAGAAACGATCGGAAAAAGATGGTGGGAATAAGAGTGTTGGTGGGTTTGATGAGAAAAGTGAGATGTGGCTGGTTGATCACATGGGAGTTTCGAGATCAAGGTCTCTGTGCAGTTTCAGAGGCGGGGCCCTCTTCGGATCGGAGGATGGCGGCGAGCATTTGATGGTTTCCGGTGCCCGGAGCTCCATTTCTGCTGCGAGAAGCTCTAGCGTTACAACTGCCGGAATGGTTTTGGATTCCGGGAGAAAGAGCGGATTTAGTGAAGGGAGAAAGAGCGGATTTAGTGAGGGAAGAAAGAGCGGTTTTAGTGAAGGGAGAAGGAGTGGATTTAGTGAGGCAGAGCCGAGAAAAAGCGGTTTTGAtggtgagaagaaagaagatgtTGTAGGGTTTAGCAGCGCAACGAAACGCGTTTTTTCGCTGAAAGAGAGTGATTTCGGCATGGATGAATCGAGGTTTATCGATTTGAAGCTCGATTTCACGGCGGATTCGAAGCCGGAGTTTTCGGGCATGAGGGTGGGGAGCATTGCAGATGGAGAAACTGTTTTTGGGAGCATGAGAAGGAGTGAGCTTGTGGGGGATGAATGCGATGAGGGTTCGTTTGGTGTTTTCAGACACGGTGGTTCATGTAGATTGACAGTGAATGAGAGAGGGATAAAGAGGGGGAGCAAAAGTTTGAAGGGTTGGAGGTGGATTTTCAGGCATCATCCAATTCCAAGCTGGGGAAGTAGTAGGAAGAAGGATGAAGATTTACTGTTCAAAACTTAA